In Brachyhypopomus gauderio isolate BG-103 chromosome 11, BGAUD_0.2, whole genome shotgun sequence, a single genomic region encodes these proteins:
- the LOC143527574 gene encoding uncharacterized protein LOC143527574 isoform X3, whose amino-acid sequence MKWINRMVTLTILHATKDDEGTYFCSMTDGTLVKFCLAPFLTDPTTPAADPQYQHVVLLVILCLSLCVSVIWNLTVCSFSWTRESCNDTIKKGERPHDQDPGTKQLCYAALQNSEDQMQKIWSQGDEFTHVMLWPV is encoded by the exons ATGAAGTGGATTAACAGAATGGTGACGCTGACTATTCTACATGCTACTAAAGATGATGAAGGCACATACTTCTGTAGCATGACAGATGGGACACTGGTGAAATTTTGCCTTGCTCCATTCCTGACAG ATCCCACAACTCCTGCTGCAGATCCACAATACCAGCATGTTGTGCTGCTGGTGATTCTGtgtctgtcactgtgtgtgtctgtaatctGGAATCTCACTGTATGTTCCTTCAGCTGGACAAGGGAGAGCTGCAATG ACACCATcaagaagggagagagaccacATGACCAG GATCCTGGTACTAAGCAGCTCTGTTATGCTGCATTACAGAACTCTGAGGACCAGATGCAGAAGATATGGAGTCAAGGAGATGAGTTCACCCATGTGATGCTCTGGCCTGTCTGA
- the LOC143527574 gene encoding uncharacterized protein LOC143527574 isoform X1, translating into MSAHFSVMMIPGWILILFIYKTCPVQTTEAVKPHILIEPGTNITINCTFEGIPGDPLYIWYKQRLKQEPQQIGTTYTNKQAILSHPFNNSRFVMKWINRMVTLTILHATKDDEGTYFCSMTDGTLVKFCLAPFLTDPTTPAADPQYQHVVLLVILCLSLCVSVIWNLTVCSFSWTRESCNDTIKKGERPHDQDPGTKQLCYAALQNSEDQMQKIWSQGDEFTHVMLWPV; encoded by the exons ATGTCTGCACACTTCTCTGTAATGATGATACCAGGCTGGATACTTATACTTTTTATCTACAAGACAT GTCCTGTTCAAACTACAGAGGCTGTTAAACCACACATCCTGATTGAACCTGGAACAAATATCACTATTAACTGCACATTTGAAGGAATACCTGGTGATCCTCTTTACATTTGGTACAAACAAAGACTGAAGCAGGAGCCTCAGCAAATAGGAACTACATACACAAATAAACAAGCAATACTTTCACATCCATTCAACAACTCCAGATTCGTAATGAAGTGGATTAACAGAATGGTGACGCTGACTATTCTACATGCTACTAAAGATGATGAAGGCACATACTTCTGTAGCATGACAGATGGGACACTGGTGAAATTTTGCCTTGCTCCATTCCTGACAG ATCCCACAACTCCTGCTGCAGATCCACAATACCAGCATGTTGTGCTGCTGGTGATTCTGtgtctgtcactgtgtgtgtctgtaatctGGAATCTCACTGTATGTTCCTTCAGCTGGACAAGGGAGAGCTGCAATG ACACCATcaagaagggagagagaccacATGACCAG GATCCTGGTACTAAGCAGCTCTGTTATGCTGCATTACAGAACTCTGAGGACCAGATGCAGAAGATATGGAGTCAAGGAGATGAGTTCACCCATGTGATGCTCTGGCCTGTCTGA
- the LOC143527574 gene encoding uncharacterized protein LOC143527574 isoform X2, which translates to MSAHFSVMMIPGWILILFIYKTCPVQTTEAVKPHILIEPGTNITINCTFEGIPGDPLYIWYKQRLKQEPQQIGTTYTNKQAILSHPFNNSRFVMKWINRMVTLTILHATKDDEGTYFCSMTDGTLVKFCLAPFLTDPTTPAADPQYQHVVLLVILCLSLCVSVIWNLTVCSFSWTRESCNDTIKKGERPHDQNSEDQMQKIWSQGDEFTHVMLWPV; encoded by the exons ATGTCTGCACACTTCTCTGTAATGATGATACCAGGCTGGATACTTATACTTTTTATCTACAAGACAT GTCCTGTTCAAACTACAGAGGCTGTTAAACCACACATCCTGATTGAACCTGGAACAAATATCACTATTAACTGCACATTTGAAGGAATACCTGGTGATCCTCTTTACATTTGGTACAAACAAAGACTGAAGCAGGAGCCTCAGCAAATAGGAACTACATACACAAATAAACAAGCAATACTTTCACATCCATTCAACAACTCCAGATTCGTAATGAAGTGGATTAACAGAATGGTGACGCTGACTATTCTACATGCTACTAAAGATGATGAAGGCACATACTTCTGTAGCATGACAGATGGGACACTGGTGAAATTTTGCCTTGCTCCATTCCTGACAG ATCCCACAACTCCTGCTGCAGATCCACAATACCAGCATGTTGTGCTGCTGGTGATTCTGtgtctgtcactgtgtgtgtctgtaatctGGAATCTCACTGTATGTTCCTTCAGCTGGACAAGGGAGAGCTGCAATG ACACCATcaagaagggagagagaccacATGACCAG AACTCTGAGGACCAGATGCAGAAGATATGGAGTCAAGGAGATGAGTTCACCCATGTGATGCTCTGGCCTGTCTGA